CCGGAAACCGGCGAGAAGCTGACGGCGGGCCGCGCCGAGATCCTGCGCGAGGATTACCAGCGCGCCTATCGCGCCCGCCGCGACAGCCTCGGCTCCGGCCTGCGCCACCTCGGCTGGACCTTCATTCCGCATCGGACCGATCGACCGGCATCGGAGGCGCTCGTCGCCGTGCACATGTATCTCTCCGGAATGCCCACTCGCGCGACGCACGGGGGGCAGCTATGATCGGTGGCCTCGCCTTCGCCTTTGCCAACCCCGCGATACTGGCAGCCCTTGTGGCCCTGCCGGTGATCTGGTGGCTGCTGCGCATGACGCCGCCGCGGCCTGCGGCGGAAGTCTTCCCGCCGCTGCGCATCCTGGCCTCGGTGATGAAACGCGAGGAGACGCCCTCTAAAAGCCCCTGGTGGCTGACGCTTCTCCGGATGCTGATGGCCGCCGCGGTTATCTTTGCGATTGCGGACCCGGTCTTCAATCCGCGCAGCAACACGCTCGCCTCGTCCGGCCCGCTGGCGCTGCTGATCGACAACAGCTGGGCGACTGCACCCGACTGGGAGCGCAGGGTCGAGGCTGCGTCGGCTTTGATCGACGATGCCGAGGCCAGGGATCTTGCCGTTTCGGTCCTGTTCACCGGAGATCGTCAGCACGATGCGACGCCTGCCTCGGCCGCCGCCGCCCGCACCCGGCTCGCCGCCGCTGCACCGGTGCCGCTGCCCACCGATCGGCGATCGGCGCTGGCGGCACTCGAGACGGCTTTCGATGCCGCCTCGCCCGGGACGATCGCATTCCTCACCGATGGCATCGAATCAGCCGATCAAAAGACCATGACGGCGCTGAAGGAGGTCGGCGCGGCCGAACTTCGGGTGATCGAGGCAGACGGCGGACAGACGGTGGCACCGACGAGCACGAGCAACGAGTCGAGCGGCATGTCGGTGACGGCAACCCGCTTGAAGACGGACGACCGCCGGTCCCTTTCGATCGTCGCTTACGATGCCCGCGGCCGCGCAATCGCCGATGGCACGATCGATTTCTCCCCCGGAGCGGCTGTCGCCAAGGGAACGATCGAAGCCCCGTTCGAACTGCGCAACGATTTCGCCCGCCTCGGCATCGAGGGTGCGGCGACCGCCGGCGCCACCCATTTGCTCGACGACGGCTTCCGCCGGCGTCGCGTCGCGCTGCTGAGCGGCGAGGCGCGCGACCTGTCTCAGCCGCTGCTGTCGCCGCTCTACTATATCAACCGCGCGCTCGCCCCCTATGCGGACCTCATCGAACCGCGCGAGACCGACCTTGCGGTCGCCATCCCCGAGCTCCTGGAACAGCGCCCCTCCGTCCTGATCATGGCCGACATCGGCCGGTTGCCGGAAGAAACCTATCCGCTGCTGGCGAAATGGATCGAGAATGGCGGCATGCTGATCCGCTTCGCCGGCCCGCGCCTCGCCGCTGCACCGGCGGACGATCCGCTCGTTCCGGTGACCCTCCGGCAGGGTGAGCGGGCACTCGGCGGTGCCCTCTCCTGGTCGGAGCCGCAACCGCTCGCCGACTATCCGGCGAACAGCCCTTTCGCGGGCCTGGCGCGGCCGAGCGACATTCTTGTCAAGCGGCAGGTTCTGGCCGAGCCGACGGCGGATCTGGTCGAGCGTACCTGGGCGAACCTCGCCGACGGCACGCCCCTCGTTACGACCGCGGCGCGCGGCACCGGCCGCATCGTCCTTTTCCATGTCAGCGCCGAGGCGACCTGGTCGAACCTGCCGATCTCCGGGCATTTCGTCGAGATGCTTCGCCGCAGCATCCAGCTTTCGCGCAGCGGCGGCGTCGCCGGTGAAAGCAAGGCGGCGCAGGCGCACACGCTGGCGCCTTACCGGCTCCTCAACGCTGACGGCGTGTTGGTCGCGGAAACCGGCAATGCCCGCCCGCTGGAGGTGGAGCCGGGTAAGGTTCCCGCCACTACGCCGGACAATCCGCCGGGTCTCTATGGCTCCGAGGACGGCTTCACGGCATTGAATCTGCTGCCGCGCGACGCTGAACTCAAGCGGATCGACATGACTCTTGCGGGAACCCATACTGTAGAACGGCTGGTGCGTGCAGAGAGCTGGTCGCTGAAGCCGGCCCTGCTGACCCTCGCTTTGTTTCTGCTCATCGCCGACGCTGTTATCGTGCTCTTCATGGGGGGCGCCTTCTCTCGCCTCCGCATGGCACGCGCCGCTTCGGTGCTGGTCGTCGCATTGGCCGCAAGCGCCCTCTTCACGCCGCCACAAGCCCTTGCGGACGACTCGAGACCCGACGATGAGCGTATTCTCGAACGTCTGGACACGACGCATCTCGCCTATGTCGTCACCGGCGAGGACGATGTCGACCGGCTTTCGGAAAGCGGGCTTCGTGGCCTGACCGACTTCCTCACCTACCGCACGACGCTTGAACCC
This DNA window, taken from Sinorhizobium fredii NGR234, encodes the following:
- a CDS encoding DUF4159 domain-containing protein, translating into MIGGLAFAFANPAILAALVALPVIWWLLRMTPPRPAAEVFPPLRILASVMKREETPSKSPWWLTLLRMLMAAAVIFAIADPVFNPRSNTLASSGPLALLIDNSWATAPDWERRVEAASALIDDAEARDLAVSVLFTGDRQHDATPASAAAARTRLAAAAPVPLPTDRRSALAALETAFDAASPGTIAFLTDGIESADQKTMTALKEVGAAELRVIEADGGQTVAPTSTSNESSGMSVTATRLKTDDRRSLSIVAYDARGRAIADGTIDFSPGAAVAKGTIEAPFELRNDFARLGIEGAATAGATHLLDDGFRRRRVALLSGEARDLSQPLLSPLYYINRALAPYADLIEPRETDLAVAIPELLEQRPSVLIMADIGRLPEETYPLLAKWIENGGMLIRFAGPRLAAAPADDPLVPVTLRQGERALGGALSWSEPQPLADYPANSPFAGLARPSDILVKRQVLAEPTADLVERTWANLADGTPLVTTAARGTGRIVLFHVSAEATWSNLPISGHFVEMLRRSIQLSRSGGVAGESKAAQAHTLAPYRLLNADGVLVAETGNARPLEVEPGKVPATTPDNPPGLYGSEDGFTALNLLPRDAELKRIDMTLAGTHTVERLVRAESWSLKPALLTLALFLLIADAVIVLFMGGAFSRLRMARAASVLVVALAASALFTPPQALADDSRPDDERILERLDTTHLAYVVTGEDDVDRLSESGLRGLTDFLTYRTTLEPGAPVGLDIMRDDLSFYPIIYWPVSAGAPMPSPQAVSRIDAYMRAGGTVLFDTRDQFSSLGAASSGTSPNTERLQAILANLDIPPLEPVPADHVLTKAFYLLTNFPGRYTGSPLWIEAQFENRDEPSNRPARSGDGVTPIMITGNDFAGAWAVDANGAALLPTVPPDEMQREFAFRSGVNIMMYMLTGNYKADQVHVPALLERLGQ